The genomic stretch aggtcgattcccgatcaatttcatgctgaaattgagccaaaatcggccttgtgattgccccccccccccccccccgtaatgtttaaccccagtgcactatacattacctgtccaaatTCGCTGCTTGCTTCGGGCGCAGTTCTCCATCcacacgcgccccacgtggttgctgcaGTAACTTGgatgcatgtgtgacatcacacgcgcCCTTTTGgatgcatgtgtgacatcacatgcgcCCTTATGTACGTTGGCAACCATCTGGGGAGCATGTGTGGACAGAGGGCAGCACCCGGAGCCTGCTGCAGACAATGTATAGTGCACCGGGGAGGCACATTGAACATCAGGGGGTACAGCGTCGGGTTTCGtcgctcatcccaatatcgctcgcCGTTATCGAGGTGCACCCGACCAACCACGATGGCCCGATGCCTTTTCTACGTGTCTAATCGACATGCTTGGCCCAAATTTGCTTGCATCGAtctggcatgcacttggcagcataaattttcatccaattcgataataatcattgaatcggatggtcagtCGGCTGCCAAGTCACTAGATGTATAGTGACCTTTAGAGTATTTAACAAAATCCTTCATCAAATAGCTTGGCTGTTTTCTCTGAGAAGAGGGGAGGCAGGGCCAGGCGCTGAAAGTTAAGTGATATGGGGTCTTTGGGACGGCTCCGTGGGACAAGGCTGCTAAGGTAACTATatattttttgggtttttttttttttcttttctaggaGGCTGCAGGATTTTGTTATAGTCTAGATTTAAGAAATAGCACAAGACAGATTGAATAGCTCTATGCTTATAGCTTTGTAATTGGGTGGAGGAGCATATTGTAGAatatacccttttttttttttttttttatcacagacAATAGCTTGAATTGGATCGTCACAGTTGTCAATTTCTGCAGGTGCTATATGTGCTAGGAAAATTTCTATCATTTACATtggacaaagggctctattcataaaactttaccacaagttttccgctcaaaacagcggactttctcgaccatttagcaaagtgggcattcataaaagctgttcccgcatgaaaatctacaatcccccagcagagcgagaaatttccgccttctgcagtgtttttctagatttatctagaaaaaagtaacaaaatggccattcataaagattagaggaagcggtatgtggacaggaaataccgcttcctctgatgtagcgagaagcctgcggattacatacaagtcaatgggacagacctcccagagagagcagcgcacggagggactctgccggtgtTCCAACAgcttaagtgtttccgcatgccttccgacagcttaccgccagccttcagcgggagagctCCGCTCTGCTATCccagctgccaacatttttatgaatgcccacccagaagtctaaaataccgacgcggtattttccctccacgagTTTTTACGGTCCAAAGTATTTTAAGTGCGGTTTGTGTATTGTTCTGCAACCTGCAAGTTATATACCACTCTGTACACTCACGCCATTTATACGATCTTTTAGTCACACACACAGTTTATCGTGGAATTGATAACATTATACAGTATACTAGTTTTGCCTAGTGTCATTACAGTTGTGTATATGAATGTTTACAGAACTCTGCATACAGTTTTAATGACTACTTCATAAAACAAGTAATGTTCCTTAATGAATTTCTTCAGATCTTTGGGTTGTTTGTCAATCTGGTGTTCCTTGGCCAAGCTTTCACGATAATGCTTGTGTATGTGTGGAGTAGGAGGAATCCATATGTTCGAATGAACTTTTTTGGGCTTCTGAATTTCCAGGCCCCATTCCTGCCATGGGTTCTAATGGGCTTTTCTTTGCTGCTGGGAAATTCCATTATTGTGGATCTCTTGGGTAAGCTTTGCTGTGCTTCCTGACATCTAGTAAGGAAGGTTCCACCCAAGAATTTTAGCCTTAGATGGGTTTAACTGCAAGCATGTGTAATGATTCTGTTACTGACCTTTGTCATTTGGCCCTAGGATTTATGGTATTACAGATGCGTATGCAGTGCTGTAATGACAGCTATGTAGTTTTGCGTCAGTTGTGTGATAAGTGCCTGTACTGTAGTATTTTCATGTGTAACGGTCTGTAGAAAATGTGGTTTCATATACAGTAATCTCCTTTTTTGGCAGCGCACCATTCTTGAAGGTTTATCTATGGCCCATTTATTCTTACATGTTTATCTAAAGCTTTAAAACTTGGCAGTCACGTTCGAGATACAACAGATAACAGGTTTATGAACGCCACAAGgtttaaagcgatattttaggaCTATGTCaacaaatgtgtgttcatttatgTATTCAGTATAATcttgatttaaaggacaactgaagcgaaagggataatatggagactgccatacttatttccttttgagcaataccagttgcctggctgtcctgctgatcctctgcctcttaatacttgtagtcatggaccctgaacaaacatgcagcagatcaggtgtttctgataagattagctgcatgcttgattcagacactactgtagccaaaaagatcggcaggacagccaggcaactggtattgtttaaaaggaaataacaattgcactctccatatccctctcacttcagttgtcctttaaaggagtgatccaagcagaaaaaaaaataaataaacagatccacttacctggggcttccttcagcccgtggcagccatcctgtgccctcgccgcagctccggtggctcccgctaagtggattttttaaaatattttttttaaagcctggatgtatcctttaaggctcggttcacagtggtcagttgctgtgtgtgtgtgtgtgtgtgtgtgtgtgtgtgtgtgtgtgtgtgtgtgtgtgtgtgtgtgtgtgtgtgtgtgtgtgtgtgtgtgtgtgtgtgtgtgtgtgtgtgtgtgtgtgtgtgtgtgtgtgtgtgtgtgtgtgtgtgtgtgtgtgtgtgtgtgtgtgtgtgtgtgtgtgtgtgtgtgtgtgtgtgtgtgtgtgtgtgtgtgtgtgtgtgtgtgtgtgtgtactggacATCGACTTTAaaagacaaccgaggtgacatgataagatagacatgtgtatgcacagtgccaagcgcacaaataactaggctgtgttccttttttttttcctttatgcctgaaagagttaaacatcaggtatgcaagtgacagtttctgtctgggtagggactgggtcagactagcataacccttactgaccagtaattacagccatacaacactttcctgtcagtaaatggcttctgagagcagaaaagacataaaaagggtcaataattcatagatttgagctctggcatactttcttgaaggtgtcattgagcagagacaatgaaacagtaaaaacttaaaaactagatttaaatataaaataaaactgtgggatatctaaaagtcatttgttaggagaaggagaatagatacaattgttttttctcatcagtttattttcacctcggatgtcctttaatacaAACCCTGTATACAGTGAGTTAGAGTAACGCAATCAggtacaacacagtactgtgaacagccccatagtattgtatgggcagtgagttcacatgcagaattattctgcactgcaactgagcactgtgaactagacctaaagccctagttcagcctccctttttttttttttttaatgcacacaatggtaaatttgcattaaaactcctctctgctataaaagatacacaacagcataataacctttaaacaaaaaataatttctttgttacagctgatataaatctgcagtttctacttcctgattcacctgcttatctgccataggcagtcatgagaCAGCGGGGGTAATCAAATTacaaaattacaactagtgataagATACAAATGAGGGGAATTGCACAGGCTGAactctttttttaaagagaacctgaactgacaacaagtcaaaataaccatacccaggtcatacttacctactgtgtagtctactcctcaatctctttctcctctcatgcgtcccatttgtccactgtgatcaatggatttcaccGTCCTCCATTTTTGAAATTgcaattaccccataacagcttcctggtcagcacactgttaaactgtaatatcacccacttgagccatagggaaacatggacattaccttgcacattcagttgtaactgacagctgctgatatataactgacagcaactggtatatttcagttctgacaaaatattgtcagaaccgggaggtatcactgtaagaagaaaatggttagTTTTTgataggaactgacggtgaggttagtatgtaatattcatttgcagctatgtcatgtgtttattttgaataatattcctcgcttcaggttccctttaaacacatacagggtgcatttctgttatgtttttcttgtgtcctatgcaagagttcaggtccgctttaattggcAATGTACTGTATAGTGTTTTGTGCATTTCGCCATCTGTACTTTTGCAATGACTATATTTTAAATTGGCTGTCTGGAGCCTGTTGTCCCATTTCATGTTGCGACAGCAGTGCTACTTTATTGGAGAGAAAGTGGTCAGGACTTCCCCATCCCATTTGTCCCTTACATGAGGGGGAACAAGCCTGTTTTTCCAGACCCTGTTCCCTTTATCCATCTACTGGCAAAAGATTTAAGGTGCCCAATAATGATGCggtattattaattttttttttttttttttttgctgaatgaTTGTATTTTCAATAACGTCATTCAGATCATATTTATAATCAAGCCACAGCATGAAAGAACCAAAACTACTGGTATTCCTGACTTTAAAACCAGTGGTAATCATAACCATGACAAAAAGCCACCATGCTGATTGACCAATTCTTTATGAAAACGATTGATAAAATGCGATCGGTCAGGATCTATTGGGCCCACCAGCTTCTCTGTTTTTATAATACTGTATATGATTTTAATAATGTGATTGAAAATGTGATCATCCACTAATATTGTATCATTAAATCGGAcctggacacccccccccccccccccccacccgttgTTCTAGGTAAAGTTGGAGGGTCGGCATATACTCggatcggcttatactcgagtatatacggtacattctTGGTGCTTTTGCCAGGGCAGACAtccagtgtctttttttttttttttttttttttttttttttttttgctgcttcctCCTAACCTGAATAGTGGGAAGAGCATTTGACCACTCCCATCTTTGCAGTAGTGCCTCCCTATAGACAGAAATCCCATGCAGGCTATACTTGCAAGCACCACCTACTTGTCATGAGTAAGAGCTAGGACTTCCAGAAATAGCTGTGCCTTGGCCCTAGCAAACATTGGAGACCTCTGATATTGCAAAGGAAGACTCCACTACTTTTCCTATAAAAAATAAAGTACTGGCCCTCTAAggatccttttacacttaacctccctggcattgattatttccagatttagggtctaaaagctgtactttttttttttttttttttttcattttttttattttaatttttttttttttacaagcttttggaccctaaaaacaagaaaaaaataccacagagagatcttcaGCAGCTCCTGCTTTTAACTCActcgattaccgctctgagctgcggatttccatcccgagcctgactcaggattaccgctaaggaggttaaagcggatccaaaccaaactttttttaattcaaaatatttagttgcaccactttgacacatacaaagataaataaacacttcttcaagcctatgagcatttcaatgcatgcttttcacccttctcttttcataactagggttatacaggtggcagccattagcaatttctccattgccggacaccacctattccagcattttgccggattctgtcccggcaatatgaaaggaagggaggggtttatccaataagtgtaaaatattttatatttgtcatcatgcagctgaaaaaaggctgctatttattataatttagaacatAGATTTTATtcttgaaatcttgtatttttaattagggtccactttaaggctggtttcacagtgggaagttaaagtcccacgttacagcagccagtaacgcagcctaactcacagcactgtaaaatcaatgtactgttcacagtgcacgcgttgcgttacacagtaacgcagcacgtttaaacaaagtgctgcatactgtacgttatactgggctaaaccacgttagactgtttgcacatgctcagtaatgttggaggaggaggtctcccctcctcctccgcagccaacCACATGGCTCACTGCACCGTGGTGACTCGTGTtgagactgtagtgttgtccggatcatgaacgaattgtTCATTCGattcggatcttttttgtgagtcgaatcatcacaatgaaagattctgttcacagtggatgtctgtctggaagaaacaggaacatacagaatgcacagtgcagggaaagtcctgtcctggtagtcatttcacccagtctgcttccctagtaaaatgattcaaatgatttggttcaaagatctggatcttttcaatgatccgattcaaatgatctgaatccttaaaaagatcctgacttcctatcactaacctggagcggctgctttgagagctgcataacgcagctcaatctgacgtccaacttcaacaccaccatgcgttgcgttaggggcacgttatgcgaccataaagtcccctaaaacgcaacgtcttgttgtgaaagtagcctaaaggaccactatcgcaaaaaaagtatgcagttaaaacctgacagaaccgacaggttttgggccagtccatctcctcatggaggattctcagggttttctttgttttcaacagcatttcctgaacagcagttgcaaagtctgacaaaatagtgtgcaagtgattagggaggccggctggcatcttactattttggcagctaacctgctgttcaggaaatgctgttgaaaacaaaaccctgaggcaggggacacacttgtcggctttctgtgcgttttctgcacagaaaaactgattttaACTGAGAACTCATATTAATCAATGgactaggtcacacttgaatgcagatttccTGCACCGAAAAAAACGGATATCTTGTgcatatttgtcagttttctctatacattacattagctgctgtaaggcaggggtcacacttgtctttcagttttctgaaaagtgtagaaaactgaaagacaagtgtgtcccctgcttctgaatcccccatgaggggatggactggcccaaaacctgtcggttctgttagattttaatTGCTAAGTTGTGCTTACAGCACTGTTCTATGATTTGATGTCCTCATGCAGAGATTGCAGGTCATTCCTAGGATAACGGACAGCCAACTCACATCCCTCAGTTTAACATCGTCAATAAAATGACAGCTATAGGGATATCTCTCTTGCCATGAAAATTTGATGTTTTGTGAATGGACATGCTTATAGTTGTAAGCTTCTGCATCATATGCCTGAAGGTTTTTGAAACAAACAAGTGTGAAATTACAAAAATTCTCTATAAGCATGTGAATTGTTTTTCATAAACTGTTCTTTATTTCAGGTATTGCTGTTGGTCACATCTACTTCTTTTTGGAAGATGTGTTTCCAAACCAGCCTGGAGGAGGAAGAATTTTAAAGACACCTTATATTTTGTGAGTAAATTACTTCACATTTCTTCCAAACTTCAGTCTAGCTTTCAACTGTACGAATATCACATAATATGCTTTGTGGAGTTTTTTTGCGAGCTGTCAAGAATTATAAGACACTTTCCTGAAATCATTTATGCACCAGCAATCTATACACATAATGAGATTTTCAAAATGAAATTGCAGCTACTATTTGAAATGGGTTGTATCAATATGCAAAATAATGTTAGTGACAAAAGTGAATTGTTACTAAGATGATCAGTGTTAGTGGTTTCCTTTCTAATTGATCCCTACACTAACCCTGTGCTGGAAGAAAACTGCTAACTATTTAATGCATTATACCTAATTATAACCCCCCAGCTGTACAGAGTTGTCCCTTGTATCTTTATAATACTCCATGATAATGTATCTAAATATAATGAGGCGGCTAAATTACTTAGCCTAGGTTTCCGCTTGTGTGTTTTGTGTCACATTTTCCTCTTTCGAATATTTGCATTGATTTGgcaactaatggtagtgaatggggctgtttccattcaatgcaTATTTTTGTATGTGTTCATACGCATGAACAAAATCTGAGGTCTTGCATAATTTTTTCGGACTTGTTATTTGGGCaaaaattcgcattagatccatggttacaggaagttgtcagcagtcatgactaagctgttactaagcAGATTGTTATATTTTACTAATGCAAATTTCCgcgtatgaaaatttgcataaatgcgtaaaaatgtacatgcaaattttcaccaagcaGAAAAAtcttaaactaatttttttttttttttttttttagtgcaggCAAAAAGTTCAGGCTACAGTGAAAACgtagccttaaagtaaaccaagcataatttttaacacccagggccagCTCTATAACATATTCGCATATaagacactctctctctctctcagtgacTTCAAGATTGTACTGGAGATTTACCGTGCCTAACAAGTTGTGCCTGTCATCAGCCCAGTAATGTCCCTCGACTGCcagcatattttttatttttcagtagTCCAGGAGCCCTCTAGCCTCCATGCCTCTCACACTGTCAAACTTTTCAGATGTGGACACTCGCCTTATGCAGGGCCCCGAGTGGAGTGTGCAGCAGAGTTGAGTAAATGTCATCTAGTGCAGCCGGGTTGAGTGGATACAGAGCGGGCAGGTTTTGACGATCCTGGATTACTGTGGCATGTGCAGCGCCGATCCCTAATGCAGTGATGAGTGGCCTGTAAGAGAGTAGACAGAGTGGGCAGGTTTTGTAGGACACCTGGAGTTAGAGCAACTGTAGCGCTGCACAGTTTTGCTGCAATGAGCGGAGGAAGAGCGGGTGGATTTTGCATAGCAAGTCTGGTGATCTCTAATGTGCAGCGCTATGATGATCCGGAGAGAGCGTGGTGTGTGACGTCAGCTCTGTCTGATCCCTATGACACCCTCTAGCGGCGTCTTGAGACTCTCACAATGAGTCTCAAGACGCTGCTAGAGGGCGTAATAGAGATAAGACACAGAGCTGACGTCATGCCAGCAAAACCTGCCCGCTCTGTCTCCACTCAACCCGGCTGCACTAGATGACATTTACTCCACTCTGTTGGCTGCGCACTCCACTCGGGGCCCTGCATAAGGTGAGTGTCCACATCTGAAAAGTttatgactcgcatataagccgactgggacttttttgtgctaaaaatttggcttatatgcgagtatatacggtacattaaaaatgcattctaaaaatgtggtttattataaaaaaataaaccaaacaaacaaaaaaaaaaaccctttcattttacctcatctttttacatttaaagagaacccgaggtgggttctaagaatcctaatagcagacagaggctgggtctgcatatactgcccagcctctgttgctatacagcgtCCCTCTAGggaccccctgcgctctgctcccccataaatcacacgccACTGTTTACCTCTGCCTATCAATCTCGCCTCCTCTAGGTCACCGcttcccgcccgcgtcccttccctccaaccagcggggagggaagggatgcgggcggggagaggcgacctagaggaggcgggggagcggcgagattgataggcagaggtaaacagccggctggcaCAACTGCGTGTCGCCAGTACtgcgtgtgatttatggggggcagagcgcaggggggggggggccctggagggacgctgtatagcaacagaggctgggcagtatacgcagacccagcctctgtctgctattaggattcttagaactcacctcgggttctctttaagggttaaaataggcACCTCTTCCTTCCGTGAAAGGACTTGGGGATGCAGAGCAAGagatgatggaaggcagataaaTCACCttattagacttaattgaccacagtcttccccccccccccccccccccccactgtacttaaaacagaaaacattagtcacacttgaagaatttcacacctagcctggataatggcagtggaAAAGTAGCAGGGGGTTGAACTTCTCAAACATgacagccctttcagctatttgaagccaggagctgcttagatcccttGACCTTGCAACCTCCTGCTTACAAGGCAGTGGCTCCTTCCTTGTACTATTCCTTCTGTCTCATCAGAAAGTCTTCCTGAGCCTTTAGGCGAAGCTCCATTGACTTTGTTGGTGCTGTTGGTCTGCCCTGTACCTCTGAAGGGCAGAACGTTACTGCTTAGGGAGTCTGTCCTCCAGAGGTAGAATACAGCCTGCAACACTAACCATGTTAATTGTACCTCACCTCACACCTCAAGATATAGTAAAAGGGTAGAGTGCAATACAGGCTCATTTGCATGCACTAAATTGATTTCACCGTGTTTATAAACTAGGCATTAGCTACATAGAtggtaaattttttttaaaagcctcCTGCCctcctgtttttttttagtgttgCTTACAATCACTTTGCTAAATTCTGCTAAATGTTTaacatatatacaatacaatctcTTCACTCTGTGGTatggattgaatgttttgttttgtttttttcttacagaaAAGCAATATTTGACACTCAAGAAGAAGATCCAAATTATAACCCACTGCCTGAAGACCGTCCTGGAGGTTTTGCTTGGGGTGAAGGACAGCGACTTGGAGGTTAATGAATATAATGGCAACTAGGAGGCGAACTTTTGTCACACCTTCTGGAATGCACATTATCCCTGTTTCAGAGATTGTGTTACAGTTCTTTAGAACAGGAAGCACTTTATAATCCACTGACTGACCCAAGCAGACCTTCTATTCCCCGCCAGTGCCTCTCTGAGGTTTTGTTTGCATTGGTACTTCAAGCTCTTGGAACCACAAACAAACTGGAACCTTACATTCAGCAAGAGCATTCAGACTTGTTCAATGCTTTTTAATAGCCAATttatattttttctttgattCTTTAATAAAGAAGTTGTGTATGCGTGACTTTGGGACACAGAAGGAATGTTATGATTTTTGTGAACACATATATTATGTGAAGTTTATTAAACTTGTAACCCTGTAAAATCAGTATAGGGTGGACTGAGCAAAGGAAAAGAGAGAGTGGAATAAAATGGCCATTTCTCCACTGTCATTTGGAAAATATGCCAATAGCTTTGTGACTTTACCTTTTTATTATATAAACTTACATTATATTGTTAAAATGGTGATGTATAAAGTCTGAAGTGCTTTCTGATTTATAGGTTATACTATTTATTGGGGTTCTACACAACGCAAAAACCTTTAGTTTGTTttggttttgcattcatcactctaTCAACCTATTTATCAACACCCTATAAAACATTGGAGGTTATTATTACAGGATTGTGTTCTGTTAATTATGTAAATTTTGCATGCATATTTATGATTTACTATGAAGAgatttatttggttttttttttttaaactgtataaatttgcatacaaatttggcaTAATCTTCTGTCAATGGCTATCAATACCAATACTGAAAAACCTgaaatgttttaaagggaactcaaGGCAGATGCTAACAAAGATATGTGTGCTGTACCCATATGAGTACAGCTATGTCTCCCCAGGCGTGGCCATACTTGCACAGGCGCAGCGTGGCTACACATGGTGGGGAGCATGGCCACAATACCATCTGACAAGGTCTTGTTAGATATGTTCCACCGTGTCCATGCACGGCAATGGTGGGGAGGGCATGggcagcctctggaggatccagatgtTTCCCTCTTTGTAGGGAAGTACCTATTTTTGTTTCAATCTGCCTTGGGTACACTGGAACTCTAAACAAAAATATACTTAACTTAAACCAGAGAGCCGTGTTATGCCAAGAttgtttacttacccggggcttcctccagccccataagcatggatgcggcccttgccatcctcctgcggtctgccgttcagccgcaatcagccctggtaactggctcagtcgcatcagtccgggtctactgcgcatgcgcagaagactcagactggacccgactgagccagttacctggGATGTTTGCAGACGAACGGAGGGACgtgtggggctggagaaagccccaggtaagtaaaaaaaaaaattccatagccaggtctctggtacactttagggctcaaacccactagaagactttttctaagcgctagtgatttgaaaaagctcttgcttatgcaatgctatgggggcttTTTattaaatcacatcgctcaagtgggatcacaactACAACtataacattacattagcaagagcttttcaaatcacaaagtgctcgtagtgggtttcaggccttaaCCTTTTAAATGTAGACTCTGTTTATATTATTCTTCCTTCTAGTAGTGTGTAGTGCTGGAACAGATAATCAGCAGTGCTTATGTTGCCCTGAGGCTGTTATTTTTTCCCCATGGCTGATATGTGTGTGCCCTAGT from Hyperolius riggenbachi isolate aHypRig1 chromosome 2, aHypRig1.pri, whole genome shotgun sequence encodes the following:
- the DERL2 gene encoding derlin-2, which gives rise to MAYQTFRQEYMQIPPVTRAYTTACVLTTAVVQLELITPFQLYFNPELIFRHYQVWRLVTNFLFFGPVGFNFLFNMIFLYRYCRMLEEGSFRGRTADFVFMFLFGGLLMAIFGLFVNLVFLGQAFTIMLVYVWSRRNPYVRMNFFGLLNFQAPFLPWVLMGFSLLLGNSIIVDLLGIAVGHIYFFLEDVFPNQPGGGRILKTPYILKAIFDTQEEDPNYNPLPEDRPGGFAWGEGQRLGG